The Gracilibacillus caseinilyticus genome segment TATGAGCCGTACGATAACCAAGGCTGACCATTTTCATCGACAATCATCGCTGGATCAATCGCATTATAATTATCGGAAGTAGTCGAACGCGTGACCAATCCATCATCTCGCCAATTACCAGAACTTATACTCTCCGTAGACAGTAAACCTATCAATGATTGATTTGATCCAAATGATGAAACCGAATAATAGAGCCAATAGCGACCATTGAAATATTCAATATCTGGCGCCCACTGGTTACTTGCGTGATTTGGCACATAATTACTCCACCAGCTAGCCGGCTGCGGGAAAATGACTGGCGCCTCCCCCCAACTGTAACCGTTGTCATTTGAATAAATGACTTTTATTCCGTTTCCATCTGCTGGGCCAGTTCCAAATATCCAATACGTGTCATTTTCTTTTACCATAGAAGGATCGTGAATCATCGGATGCTCCTCCATATCCCAGAAGGCTGCCGAAACAGATACTCCTGATATTCCAATAAATAACAGTGACAACAACATGACTTTCCAAGTTTCACGTAACAATATTATTGCTCCTCTCCATTTTTGTTAAGTATGCGCTTACAAAAACATTTCGTAATCATACTTAATTAAACATCATTTTAACACATTTCAAAAAACAAACAAGGTACTTAAATACTATTTTAACTTTAAAAATATAACTTTTTTATTAACTAAACACTTAGAAATCACTTGAAAATTTTCGTTTACATATCATCTAAAAAGGAAAATATATCTATAAGAAGGGGTGAAAGCTATGAATAAACTATTGTCTGTATTGCTAGGTTTCCTTGCTATCGGAATTATCGGTGGATTAATCTGGTCAGAACTTCCTGCTCAAACAAAGTCGTCAAGTGAATCAGAATTAGAGCAGAATGACGTAAATCAGCAAGACCCTTCATTAGATGTTCAACGTGCAAGAGAGGTTGTCTCCAACTATCAGTCTGCCTTCGAATCGATCATGGATGACACAGATAAGCAAAATTATTTGCAAAACTTTGATACAAAAGAAAAAATTCGTACACATCTTGAAGAGTACCTCTCAACCGAATATACCAACGAACTGATGGATCGCTATATCGCAAATAAAGATAACGGTCTATATTTTAAAGCGCAAGATTCTCCCATATTTTTAAATCCAGAAAAAAAAGCAACATTAACACAAGAATCGGAACAACACTATATTGTCAGTCAGGAACAGAATAATGAACTAACAGGCCATATTAAAAAAATATTTCATTTATCATGGAAGAATAACCATTGGATCGTATCGAAAGTAGAAGCCGATCGTCAAGATCAGCAAACCAAAAGCGCTGAAGAAGTCGCACATGATGTTTTAACTGCTATCCATAAGCGTGATATGAAAGCTTTAGCAAATTACGCTGATGCTGAACAAGGCATTCTATTCTCGCCATATGTGCATGTCAACGATGATGCCCTGGTTTTCACCAGAGATGAGATAGCAGCTTTTTCAGAAGATAATGAAACATATGTATGGGTGGCAGCGGCAAACCAATTGAACGGACTCCAACTGAATATTTTGATAAATTCTTACAAGTGGAAAGCTTACTCGAACCAGACGACGTTACTATTAATCAATATAGTCAACACGGTAACGCGACAAACAATCTCAAAGAGGTCTACCCAGAAGCAACGATCGTCGAATTTTATTCTGAAGGAACTGAAGAAAACGCAGGAATGGACTGGAAAGCGATTCATTTTGCCGTGCAGCAAAATGAATCAGGTAAATGGAAAGTGGTTGGGATTATTTCAGACAGCTGGACGATTTAAAGACTTGGATGAACCCCAAGTCTTCGCTATTTAAACGCCTTCTGATAATA includes the following:
- a CDS encoding glycoside hydrolase family 43 protein, which translates into the protein MLLSLLFIGISGVSVSAAFWDMEEHPMIHDPSMVKENDTYWIFGTGPADGNGIKVIYSNDNGYSWGEAPVIFPQPASWWSNYVPNHASNQWAPDIEYFNGRYWLYYSVSSFGSNQSLIGLLSTESISSGNWRDDGLVTRSTTSDNYNAIDPAMIVDENGQPWLSYGSYWSGIKLTKLDPSTMKPTGTQYSIAARPSDPEHAVEAPTITYHNGYYYLFVSFDSCCNGVNSDYKIAVGRSTQITGPYYDKLGNSMMQGGGTIIDTGNDKWIGPGHQDVYQNLLIRHAYDADSNGLPRLLINDLNWDSNGWPTY